TCTGAAATGTTGGAGGGATTGCTGATTGGCGTTTATTGGGAGATTTATAAGAATGATGCAATGGTTCTATCTGAGAAGTCTCATAAAATTCTTGCAACATTGTCCAATAGAAGAAATGAGTCTAAAAAGAGCAAGGAACTAATTGATGATGTAAGGGGAATGCTTCTTACAAAAGAATTTTCCAAAGAAAAGAATGGGGATGATTTAGAATTAAATAAATCTAATTTAAAAATATTGTTGGATTATTTGGAAGCTACTGGTGATTTCATATATCAATTGCCTTATTTAAAAAAGTATGAACATGAAATAACACCAGAAAAATTGGATTTGTTTCAGGAGTTGGCGACTTGGTTTTTACAAAATTCATCAAAATACCTTGCTACATATACACTTGGATTTAAAGAATTTTTCAAAAATAATGAAATATCTCATAATTTAAAGGAAGATATAATATTTTTTAATAGTCCTGAAGAGTTATATCATTTAAATATGCTTGGAGCTAATTTAATGAATAGAATTTTCAGACCAGATTTCCAATCAAGAAAAAGAAAAGTCTTGCTTTTACCATCATGTATGAAAATATCTAAAGATAAATGCAAAGCTGAAAATACACGATTGGGTCCTGTATGTAGATTATGCAATAAAAATTGCAATATATTTAAAATAGCTAAAGATTTCCCTCATGAATTATATTTGATAGAACATAATTCAGACTCTTTGAAGGGTGCAACAAAAAAAGATTTAGTAGAACTTGGAATAATTGGAGTTACTTGCGTTTTAAATCTCATATCTGGTGGATATCAGGCAAGTAAAATTGGAATCCCTCCTCAATGTGTACTTCTAAATAGAGTTGCTTGCTCTAAACATTGGTTGAGTGAGGATTCACCATCAACAATTGATGTCCAAGAACTTTCAAAGAAAATTTAATCTCTATATTTTTTAATTAAGCTAATTCCCCATTCGGCCATTTCGTCAGCCTGCTCTTGAGAATTACCTTCTGAATAACTTCTGAAGATTGGTTCTGTTCCTGAAGGTCTGATAATGACCCAACCACCATCTTTGAAGATTTTAACACCATCAGTAGTATCAAGTTCGTAGTCTGTGGTTTCCTTAACTTCGGCAGCGATTTTGGACATGATTTCTTCTTTTAGATCATCAGCACATTCAGTTTTCATTTTAGCAGAATAATAAACTGGTAATTCACTGAC
This is a stretch of genomic DNA from Methanobrevibacter sp.. It encodes these proteins:
- a CDS encoding DUF116 domain-containing protein, yielding MSDSLFPYQIKDNYYDDVNDFAEEFISFARELNVEDLSEMLEGLLIGVYWEIYKNDAMVLSEKSHKILATLSNRRNESKKSKELIDDVRGMLLTKEFSKEKNGDDLELNKSNLKILLDYLEATGDFIYQLPYLKKYEHEITPEKLDLFQELATWFLQNSSKYLATYTLGFKEFFKNNEISHNLKEDIIFFNSPEELYHLNMLGANLMNRIFRPDFQSRKRKVLLLPSCMKISKDKCKAENTRLGPVCRLCNKNCNIFKIAKDFPHELYLIEHNSDSLKGATKKDLVELGIIGVTCVLNLISGGYQASKIGIPPQCVLLNRVACSKHWLSEDSPSTIDVQELSKKI